TGCAATCTCCGGCTCAATCCGAAAATCATCACTTTCCAACCGCAAATCACGCAAAATATCGGTTCGTACCACCTTGTAGCAGGTCTCCATATCGGAGATCCAGCAATTAAACAAAAAATTGGTCAGGAAGGTTAAAAACTTATTCCCCAGCGCATTCCAGAAATACATACCGGTATGGCGACCAAGAAAACGGCTGCCGAAGACGACATCAACGCGACCGGAGGCAATTGGCTTGACCAGTTCGTAATAATCCTGGGGATCATACTCCAGATCGGCATCCTGCACGATAGTAATCTCACCACGGGCATGCGCCAGACCACTACGCACTGCTGCGCCCTTGCCGCGATTGTGAGGGTGACGGATGACAGTAATATGGGGACGAGAACGACGTAGCTCTTCCAGAATGGCCGGTGTCTCGTCGGTAGAGTGATCATCAACGATGATAATCTCTTTATCGAGATTAACAGCTTCAACCTGATTA
This genomic window from Chloroflexus aurantiacus J-10-fl contains:
- a CDS encoding glycosyltransferase family 2 protein, with the protein product MKRPLLSVIIPCYNEAATLPLILNQVEAVNLDKEIIIVDDHSTDETPAILEELRRSRPHITVIRHPHNRGKGAAVRSGLAHARGEITIVQDADLEYDPQDYYELVKPIASGRVDVVFGSRFLGRHTGMYFWNALGNKFLTFLTNFLFNCWISDMETCYKVVRTDILRDLRLESDDFRIEPEIAAKVLRRGYRIYEVPVSYLGRTYEEGKKMKPIQGFYAIFALFKYRFWW